One segment of Primulina tabacum isolate GXHZ01 chromosome 6, ASM2559414v2, whole genome shotgun sequence DNA contains the following:
- the LOC142548335 gene encoding LOW QUALITY PROTEIN: uncharacterized protein LOC142548335 (The sequence of the model RefSeq protein was modified relative to this genomic sequence to represent the inferred CDS: deleted 2 bases in 2 codons), which yields MQMRSASFSEILFVVTLWTLASFARSDHVESELFYVPASEIASSVTFATDLIRQVTSILSEFAGVFGDFRLSNAVSDCQDLMDFSLDQLSWTLSASENPNSKGNATGNLGADMKTWLSGAMTNQETCREGFDGTNGIVKTMVSGSLDQVTSLVYDILSMVKPTLSNSPPKGNNVGAVKGGGGKGGGGRKLRAIDQFPFWVKPRDRKLLQTASGSGADVVVAADGTGNFMTVKEAVAAAPEYSAKRYVIYIKKGIYNEYVEISKKKWNIMLIGDGIDVTVITGNHNFIDGWTTYHSATFAVKGQGFVARDITFQNTAGSEKHQAVAFRSDSDLSVLYRCGIRGYQDTLYAHTQRQFYRECQITGTVDFIFGDATVVIQNSIIRARKGLPNQKNTITAQGRKESVENTGFSIQFCNISAEGDVLNSTSTYLGRPWKLYSRTVIMQSYISKAIRPEGWLEWNGDFALNSLYYGEYMNYGPGSGLEARVKWPGYHIFHDSSQPNNFTVSQFLLGNTWLPSTGVRFTSGLGPRQGNPIPEKWHFKILIRFRNAGNKKDSKRLGGELPLWLLRASVFFSWLLLLCALLCTRKAKIQVRTKITESLLLQNKLINTAEKAVKSACAGTDYKQTCENSLLKALKNNATIQPKDILKTSFVVASEEIAKVIKQASSLKFNDPLKKAAFDDCLVLLNDAKEELNSSISCINEGKDLTKLSYRTPDINNWLSAFMSYQQTCIDGFPEGEEKAKFQNLLKITKELGSNALAIVSQLSSISSMPTFLIVKRNLLDVDNDKLPLWINQDRRRMLKADATKITPHLTVAKDSSGNFTTVSAALNAIPQKYTGRYVIYVKEGVYQENVIVTKNMVNVTMYGDGSQKSIITGSKNFVDGVPTFQTATFAAPGEGFMAQSIGFRNTAGPEKHQAVALRVQADRSIFINCRMEGFQDTLYAQTHRQFYRSCYITGTDDFIFGDAAAVFLNCMIYVRKPMENQKNIVTAQGRVDKRQTTGIVLQNCRILEDEKLEPEKPKFKSYLGRPWKEYSRAIIMESEIGDLIQPEGWMGWSGDFALKTLYYAEFDNKGAGSNTSGRVKWPGYKIINKEDAMKFTVGPFLQGESWLRSAGVPVRFGMSTGDRLLNLLP from the exons ATGCAAATGAGAAGTGCGTCTTTCTCCGAGATTTTGTTCGTGGTGACTCTATGGACTTTAGCTAGTTTCGCGAGGTCGGATCACGTGGAGTCCGAGCTGTTCTACGTTCCGGCCTCGGAGATCGCGAGTTCCGTGACGTTTGCGACCGACTTGATTCGGCAGGTGACCTCCATTTTGTCGGAGTTCGCGGGTGTGTTCGGTGACTTCCGGCTGTCCAATGCCGTCTCCGACTGCCAGGACTTGATGGACTTTTCTTTGGATCAGCTGAGCTGGACCCTTTCTGCTTCCGAAAACCCAAACA GCAAGGGTAATGCCACTGGAAACTTGGGTGCTGACATGAAAACATGGTTGAGTGGAGCCATGACAAATCAAGAAACTTGCAGAGAAGGGTTTGATGGCACTAATGGAATCGTAAAAACTATGGTCTCTGGAAGCCTTGACCAAGTTACATCACTAGTCTATGACATTCTTTCAATGGTGAAACCAACCCTCAGTAATTCTCCGCCTAAAGGTAACAATGTCGGCGCTGTCAAAGGTGGTGGTGGTAAGGGTGGCGGCGGAAGGAAACTTAGAGCCATTGATCAATTCCCATTTTGGGTCAAACCCCGTGACCGCAAACTCCTCCAAACTGCCAGCGGTTCTGGGGCAGATGTGGTGGTTGCCGCCGATGGGACGGGGAATTTCATGACCGTCAAGGAAGCTGTTGCTGCAGCACCTGAATATAGTGCAAAGAGATACGTGATATACATCAAGAAAGGTATTTATAATGAGTACGTGGAGATTAGTAAGAAGAAATGGAACATAATGCTCATCGGAGATGGCATCGACGTTACGGTTATTACCGGTAATCACAATTTTATCGATGGATGGACGACGTATCATTCTGCTACATTTG CTGTGAAAGGACAGGGATTCGTAGCACGGGACATAACATTTCAGAACACCGCCGGGTCGGAGAAGCACCAAGCTGTGGCCTTCAGGTCCGATTCCGACCTCTCAGTTTTGTACCGGTGCGGTATAAGGGGGTATCAAGACACATTGTACGCGCACACTCAAAGGCAGTTCTATCGAGAGTGTCAGATCACCGGCACAGTCGATTTCATCTTCGGAGACGCGACTGTTGTTATCCAGAACTCTATAATCCGTGCCCGTAAAGGCCTCCCGAATCAAAAGAACACCATCACGGCCCAGGGCAGGAAGGAGTCGGTCGAGAACACGGGATTTTCTATCCAGTTTTGTAATATTTCGGCCGAAGGAGATGTCCTAAACTCGACCTCGACTTACCTAGGCCGACCATGGAAATTATATTCGCGAACGGTTATCATGCAGTCTTATATTAGCAAAGCCATTAGGCCGGAGGGATGGCTCGAATGGAATGGGGATTTTGCCCTGAATAGTTTGTACTATGGTGAGTATATGAACTATGGACCGGGGTCCGGTTTAGAGGCTCGGGTTAAATGGCCCGGTTATCATATTTTTCACGACTCGAGTCAGCCCAATAATTTCACTGTGTCTCAGTTTCTACTGGGAAATACATGGCTGCCTTCGACCGGGGTAAGATTTACATCCGGTCTAGGG CCAAGGCAGGGAAATCCTATACCTGAAAAATGGCATTTCAAGATTTTGATCAGATTTCGCAACGCAGGAAACAAGAAAGACAGCAAAAGATTAGGAGGAGAATTACCATTGTGGTTGCTTCGAGCGTCGGTGTTCTTCTCttggctgctgctgctgtgtGCGCTGTTATGTACGAGAAAAGCCAAAATTCAAGTTCGAACCAAAATCACGGAATCCCTTCTGCTCCAAAACAAGTTAATTAACACAGCCGAGAAGGCTGTAAAATCAGCCTGTGCAGGGACGGATTACAAGCAAACGTGCGAAAATAGCCTTTTAAAAGCACTCAAGAACAATGCCACCATCCAGCCTAAAGATATCCTAAAAACCTCATTCGTTGTTGCCTCAGAGGAGATTGCTAAAGTTATTAAACAAGCCTCGAGTCTCAAATTCAATGACCCTCTTAAAAAGGCAGCATTTGATGATTGTTTAGTTCTCCTAAATGATGCAAAGGAGGAACTGAATAGCTCTATATCATGCATTAATGAAGGGAAAGATTTGACCAAGTTATCATATAGGACGCCTGACATTAACAACTGGTTGAGTGCATTTATGTCGTATCAGCAAACGTGTATCGATGGATTTCCCGAAGGAGAGGAAAAGGCTAAGTTTCAGAATTTGTTGAAGATAACAAAAGAACTTGGTAGCAATGCTCTTGCTATTGTGTCTCAGTTGTCCTCTATTTCTTCGATG CCCACGTTCCTGATAGTCAAACGAAATTTATTAGATGTGGATAATGATAAACTCCCATTATGGATCAATCAGGATCGTCGAAGAATGTTGAAAGCCGACGCTACAAAAATTACACCACACTTGACAGTGGCAAAAGATAGCAGTGGAAACTTTACTACTGTTTCTGCAGCACTGAATGCAATTCCTCAGAAATATACCGGACG TTAtgtgatttatgttaaagaagGTGTCTACCAAGAAAACGTGATCGTCACCAAGAACATGGTAAATGTCACAATGTATGGCGATGGATCTCAAAAGAGCATTATCACCGGAAGCAAGAATTTTGTAGACGGAGTACCAACTTTTCAGACTGCTACTTTTG CTGCTCCAGGGGAAGGATTCATGGCCCAATCCATTGGATTCAGGAACACCGCAGGTCCCGAAAAGCACCAAGCAGTAGCTTTAAGAGTTCAAGCTGATCGTTCGATTTTCATCAACTGCCGAATGGAAGGATTCCAGGACACTTTATATGCTCAAACACACAGACAATTTTACCGAAGCTGCTACATCACGGGGACCGATGATTTCATATTCGGTGACGCAGCGGCTGTTTTCCTA AACTGCATGATCTACGTCAGAAAACCAATGGAAAACCAGAAAAACATTGTCACAGCTCAAGGCAGGGTAGATAAGAGGCAAACAACAGGGATTGTGCTCCAAAACTGCCGTATATTGGAAGACGAAAAGCTCGAGCCCGAGAAGCCGAAATTCAAGAGCTATCTTGGCAGGCCCTGGAAAGAATACTCGAGAGCGATTATCATGGAATCGGAGATTGGCGATTTGATTCAACCGGAGGGATGGATGGGATGGAGTGGAGATTTTGCTCTCAAGACCCTTTACTATGCGGAGTTCGACAACAAGGGTGCCGGCTCGAATACATCTGGAAGAGTTAAATGGCCAGGCTACAAAATTATCAACAAGGAAGATGCCATGAAATTTACTGTTGGTCCATTTTTACAGGGTGAGAGCTGGCTCAGGAGTGCAGGCGTTCCGGTTCGTTTTGGCATGTCTACTGGAGATCGTCTTCTTAACTTGTTGCCTTAA